A single region of the Denticeps clupeoides chromosome 18, fDenClu1.1, whole genome shotgun sequence genome encodes:
- the LOC114768633 gene encoding protocadherin gamma-A2-like isoform X38, with translation MSGRTMARQVLVLFFSLVSFSSVRAQVTYSVPEEMPRGSVVGNIAQDLGLEIKRLKSGKAHIFTSDSAEHIELNRDRGLLLIKEKIDREALCGQTTPCALHFQIILENPMEFYSVTVEVTDINDNPPDFKKNDMKFKISESAVPGVIFVLETAVDPDVGMNGLQSYSLHPTDHFTLKLQKQADGEQIVEMVLQKSLDRENKEQMTLVLTALDGGDPQLTGTAQIHVTVLDANDNAPVFTQKVYKTSITENTAIGTAVIKVSANDADEGSNSKISYSITNTEGVIPELFQVSETAGDLKIIGQIDYEKSHRYQIHVQARDEGGLTDRCKIEVDIVDINDNSPVIQIMSKLNMIPEDSKPGTVITMINVQDPDSGENGKVYCTLNENVPFTLKSTSNNFFSLVTDLNLDRERDSEYNISIKCADEGVPSLSSSITIPIQITDVNDNAPVFEKSSYEASVLENNTPGLSIFRINARDADQNQNARVSYLLEDSSINGVSVSSYVSVMADSGVVQAVRSFDYEQIKEFRFCVRAQDGGSPPLSSNVTVRIIIQDQNDNAPQILYPVQTGSSPVAEMVPRSADVGYLVTKVVAVDVDSGQNAWLSYKLLKVADRALFEVGAQNGEIRTIRQVTDKDTVKQKLTVVVEDNGQSPRSATVTVNVAVADGFPELLSDLTDFTQDKLHNEDLTFYLILALAAVSFLFIMSLIAIISVKCYRWRRERLFYKSGANLPVIPYYPPLYADVGGTATLQHTYNYDVCRTTDSRKSDLNFLKPSSQSFMTLDSSGAQTLPRVHGERLIHEELEDQQKPPSADWRFPQNQRPGPSGGE, from the coding sequence ATGTCGGGTAGAACAATGGCGCGGCAAGTACTGGTCCTGTTTTTCTCGCTCGTCTCCTTCAGTTCAGTGCGCGCGCAGGTCACTTATTCTGTTCCCGAGGAGATGCCGAGGGGTTCTGTAGTTGGGAACATAGCGCAGGACCTGGGATTAGAGATAAAAAGACTGAAATCGGGAAAAgctcacatttttacatcagaCAGCGCTGAACACATCGAGCTGAATCGAGACAGAGGTCTCCTGTTAATCAAAGAGAAGATAGATCGCGAGGCTTTATGCGGTCAGACGACGCCCTGCGCGCTCCATTTTCAGATCATTCTGGAAAATCCAATGGAATTTTACAGTGTAACAGTGGAGGTGACGGATATTAACGACAATCCTCCTGATTTCAAGAAGAATGACATGAAATTTAAGATTAGTGAGTCGGCTGTTCCCGGTGTGATATTCGTGTTAGAGACTGCAGTAGACCCGGATGTTGGGATGAACGGACTTCAGAGCTACTCGCTACATCCTACTGATCATTTCACTCTTAAATTACAGAAACAGGCTGATGGTGAGCAAATTGTTGAAATGGTGCTACAAAAATCTCtagacagagaaaataaagagcagATGACTTTGGTGTTAACAGCTCTGGATGGAGGTGATCCTCAGTTAACGGGAACCGCGCAAATACACGTAACTGTGCTGGATGCAAACGACAACGCGCCAGTTTTTACGCAAAAGGTTTACAAGACTTCCATCACCGAGAATACAGCAATAGGTACAGCAGTAATTAAAGTCAGTGCTAATGATGCTGACGAGGGCTCTAATAGTAAAATATCATATTCTATAACAAATACAGAAGGTGTAATTCCAGAATTATTTCAAGTCAGTGAGACTGCTGGCGATTTGAAAATCATTGGTCAAATTGATTATGAAAAATCTCACCGTTATCAAATACATGTACAGGCACGTGATGAAGGTGGTCTAACTGATCGATGTAAAATTGAAGTGGATATTGTTGATATAAATGACAACAGTCCAGTAATTCAAATaatgtcaaaattaaatatgataccTGAAGACTCTAAACCTGGTACAGTTATAACAATGATAAATGTTCAGGATCCAGATTCAGGAGAAAATGGAAAGgtttactgtacattaaatgaaaatgtgcccTTTACTTTAAAATCAACATCTAATAACTTCTTCAGTTTGGTGACAGATCTTAATTTAGACAGGGAAAGAGATTCTGAGTACAACATCAGTATTAAATGTGCTGATGAGGGAGTGCCGTCACTCTCCAGCAGCATCACTATCCCTATACAGATAACAGATGTTAATGATAAtgctcctgtttttgaaaagagCTCATATGAAGCTTCAGTGCTAGAAAACAATACTCCTGGTCTGTCCATATTCAGAATAAACGCTAGAGATGCAGATCAGAACCAGAATGCACGTGTTTCATACCTGCTGGAAGACTCTTCTATAAATGGAGTATCGGTCTCATCATACGTTTCTGTTATGGCTGATAGTGGAGTCGTCCAGGCTGTGCGCTCTTTTGACTACGAGCAGATAAAGGAGTTTAGGTTTTGTGTTAGAGCGCAAGATGGAGGTTCCCCACCATTAAGCAGCAACGTGACCGTTAGAATAATAATCCAGGACCAGAACGATAACGCGCCTCAGATCCTgtacccagtgcagactggtAGCTCTCCAGTGGCTGAAATGGTGCCACGTTCAGCAGATGTGGGCTATCTGGTCACTAAAGTGGTGGCTGTTGACGTGGACTCTGGACAGAACGCCTGGCTCTCATATAAACTGCTGAAAGTGGCAGACAGGGCGCTGTTTGAAGTGGGGGCGCAGAATGGAGAGATCAGAACAATCCGACAAGTCACTGATAAAGACACAGTCAAACAGAAACTCACTGTTGTTGTGGAGGACAATGGACAGTCCCCTCGCTCGGCTACTGTCACTGTTAATGTGGCCGTTGCAGACGGCTTCCCTGAGCTGCTTTCTGATCTCACTGACTTCACACAAGACAAGCTGCACAATGAAGACTTGACTTTTTACCTCATCTTGGCCTTGgctgcagtttcatttctcttcatcatGTCCCTCATAGCCATAATATCAGTGAAGTGTTACAGATGGAGACGTGAGCGCTTGTTTTATAAATCTGGAGCGAATCTTCCTGTTATTCCGTATTATCCACCTCTTTATGCAGATGTAGGAGGCACCGCTACTCTACAGCACACTTATaattatgatgtgtgtagaaCAACCGACTCCAGAAAGAGCGACCTGAACTTTTTAAAACCGTCTAGTCAAAGTTTCATGACCCTGGATTCTAGTGGAGCTCAGACTCTTCCACGTGTACATGGAGAGAGACTGATACATGAAGAACTTGAAGACCAG
- the LOC114768633 gene encoding protocadherin gamma-A5-like isoform X45, translated as MSGRTMARQVLVLFFSLVSFSSVRAQVTYSVPEEMPRGSVVGNIAQDLGLEIKRLKSGKAHIFTSDSAEHIELNRDRGLLLIKEKIDREALCGQTTPCALHFQIILENPMEFYSVTVEVTDINDNSPDFKKNEMKFKISESAVPGAIFVLEIAEDPDVGMNGLQSYSLHTTDHFTLKLQKKADGGQIVEMVLQKPLDRENKEQMTLVLTALDGGDPQLTGTAQIHVTVLDANDNAPVFTQKVYKTSITENTAIGTAVIKVSANDADEGSNSKISYSIKETADIISKLFDIGHNGELKILGNIDYEKSHYYELHVQATDEGGLTDRCKIEVDIADINDNIPIIKIMSKLNMIPEDSKPGTVITMINVQDPDSGENGKVYCTLNENMPFILKSTSNNFFRLVTDLNLDRERDSEYNISIKCADEGVPSLSSSITIPIQITDVNDNAPVFEKSSYEGSVLENNTPGLSIFRINARDADQNQNARVSYLLEDSSVNGVSVSSYVSVMADSGVVQAVRSFDYEQIKEFRFCVRAQDGGSPPLSSNVTVRIIIQDQNDNAPQILYPVQTGGSPVAEMVPRSADVGYLVTKVVAVDVDSGQNAWLSYKLLKVADRALFEVGAQNGEIRTIRQVTDKDTVKQKLTVVVEDNGQSPRSATVTVKVAVADGFPELLSDLTDFTQDKLHNEDLTFYLILALAAVSFLFIMSLIAIISVKCYRWRRERLFYKSGANLPVIPYYPPLYADVGGTATLQHTYNYDVCRTTDSRKSDMNFLKPSSQSFMTLDSSGAQTLPHVHCERLIHQEPEDQQKPPSADWRFPQNQRPGPSGGE; from the coding sequence ATGTCGGGTAGAACAATGGCGCGGCAAGTACTGGTCCTGTTTTTCTCGCTCGTCTCCTTCAGTTCAGTGCGCGCGCAGGTCACTTATTCTGTTCCCGAGGAGATGCCGAGGGGTTCTGTAGTTGGGAACATAGCGCAGGACCTGGGATTAGAGATAAAAAGACTGAAATCTGGAAAAgctcacatttttacatcagaCAGCGCTGAACACATCGAGCTGAATCGAGACCGAGGTCTCCTGTTAATCAAAGAGAAGATAGATCGCGAGGCTTTATGCGGTCAGACGACGCCCTGCGCACTCCATTTTCAGATCATTCTGGAAAATCCAATGGAATTTTacagtgtaacagtggaagTGACGGATATTAATGATAATTCTCCTGATTTCAAAAAGAACGAAATGAAATTTAAGATTAGTGAGTCGGCTGTTCCCGGTGCAATATTTGTACTGGAGATCGCTGAGGACCCGGATGTTGGGATGAACGGTCTTCAGAGCTACTCGCTACATACTACTGACCATTTCACTcttaaattacagaaaaaagcTGATGGTGGGCAAATTGTTGAAATGGTGCTACAAAAACCTTTAGACAGAGAGAATAAAGAGCAGATGACTTTGGTGTTAACAGCTCTGGATGGAGGTGATCCTCAGTTAACTGGAACCGCGCAAATACACGTAACTGTGCTGGATGCAAACGACAACGCGCCGGTTTTTACGCAAAAGGTTTACAAGACTTCAATCACCGAGAATACAGCAATAGGTACAGCAGTAATTAAAGTCAGTGCTAATGATGCTGACGAGGGCTCTAATAGTAAAATATCATATTCTATAAAAGAAACTGCAGATATAATTTCCAAGCTTTTTGATATTGGTCATAATGGCGAGCTGAAAATACTAGGAAATATTGATTATGAAAAGTCTCATTATTATGAATTGCATGTACAGGCAACAGATGAGGGGGGTCTTACTGATAGATGTAAAATCGAGGTGGACATTGCAGATATCAATGACAATATtccaattattaaaataatgtcaaaattAAACATGATACCTGAAGACTCTAAACCTGGTACAGTTATAACAATGATAAATGTTCAGGATCCAGATTCAGGAGAAAATGGAAAGgtttactgtacattaaatgagaatatgccctttattttaaaatcaacATCTAATAACTTCTTCAGATTGGTGACAGATCTTAATTTAGACAGGGAAAGAGATTCTGAGTACAACATCAGTATTAAATGTGCAGATGAGGGAGTGCCATCACTCTCCAGCAGCATCACTATCCCTATACAGATAACAGATGTTAATGATAAtgctcctgtttttgaaaagagCTCATATGAAGGTTCAGTGCTAGAAAACAATACTCCTGGTCTGTCcatattcagaataaatgctAGAGATGCAGATCAGAACCAGAATGCGCGTGTTTCATACCTGCTGGAAGACTCTTCTGTAAATGGAGTATCTGTCTCATCATACGTTTCTGTTATGGCTGATAGTGGAGTCGTCCAGGCTGTGCGCTCTTTTGACTACGAGCAGATAAAGGAGTTTAGGTTTTGTGTTAGAGCGCAAGATGGAGGCTCCCCACCATTAAGCAGCAACGTGACCGTTAGAATAATAATCCAGGACCAGAACGATAACGCGCCTCAGATCCTgtacccagtgcagactggtgGCTCTCCAGTGGCTGAAATGGTGCCACGTTCAGCAGATGTGGGCTATCTGGTCACTAAAGTGGTGGCTGTTGACGTGGACTCTGGACAGAACGCCTGGCTCTCATATAAACTGCTGAAAGTGGCAGACAGGGCGCTGTTTGAAGTGGGGGCGCAGAATGGAGAGATCAGAACAATCCGACAAGTCACTGATAAAGACACAGTCAAACAGAAACTCACTGTTGTTGTGGAGGACAATGGACAGTCCCCTCGCTCGGCTACTGTCACTGTTAAAGTGGCCGTTGCAGACGGCTTCCCTGAGCTGCTTTCTGATCTCACTGACTTTACACAAGACAAGCTGCACAATGAAGACTTGACTTTTTACCTCATCTTGGCCTTGgctgcagtttcatttctcttcatcatGTCCCTCATAGCCATAATATCAGTGAAGTGTTACAGATGGAGACGTGAGCGCTTGTTTTATAAATCTGGAGCGAATCTTCCTGTTATTCCGTATTATCCACCTCTTTATGCAGATGTAGGAGGCACCGCTACTCTACAGCACACATATaattatgatgtgtgtagaaCAACCGACTCCAGAAAGAGTGACATGAACTTTTTAAAACCGTCTAGTCAAAGTTTCATGACCCTGGATTCTAGTGGAGCACAGACTCTTCCACATGTACATTGTGAGAGACTCATACATCAGGAACCTGAAGATCAG
- the LOC114768633 gene encoding protocadherin beta-16-like isoform X20, with protein sequence MILHSLAILRYIHWCEIYYTLIININYYLRSRGMCNLAEWTQSAAVDQHVAVLQNIFPAGPPLLSPHIKDRNSRAAERRGHGGFLTKTSRVSPCTSRIQTEGIFLPWTPALSEDQLLLRGYLLAACFLLQWIMSGRTMARQVLVLFFSLVSFSSVRAQVTYSVPEEMPRGSVVGNIAQDLGLEIKRLKSGKARIYTTDSAEHIELNRDRGLLLIKEKIDREALCGQTTPCALHFQIILENPVEFYSVTVEVTDINDNPPYFRKLEMKFKISESAVPGAIFALETAEDPDVGMNGLQSYSLHPTDHFTLKLKQRADGRKLVEMVLQKFLDRENKEQMTLVLTALDGGDPQLTGTAQIHVTVLDVNDNAPVFTQKVYKTSITENTAIGTAVIKVSANDADEGSNSKISYSIQNTADTITQLFHIDKNEGQLQITGNIDYEKSHNFQIHVQAIDEGGLTDTCNIEVDVIDTNDNIPVINIMLKLNIISEDSEPGTVITMINVQDPDSGENGKVYCTLNENMYFNLKSTSNNFFSLVTDLNLDRERDSEYNISIKCADEGVPSLSSSITIPIQITDVNDNAPVFEKSSYEASVLENNTPGLSIFRINARDADQNQNARVSYLLEDSSVNGVSVSSYVSVMADSGVVQAVRSFDYEQIKEFRFFVRAQDGGSPPLSSNVTVRIIIQDQNDNAPQILYPVQTGGSPVAEMVPRSANVGYLVTKVVAVDVDSGQNAWLSYKLLKVTDRALFEVGVQNGEIRTIRQVTDKDTVKQKLTVVVEDNGQSPRSATVTVNVAVADGFPELFSDLTDFTQDKLHNEDLTFYLILALAAVSFLFIMSLIAIISVKCYRWRRERLFYKSGANLPVIPYYPPLYADVGGTATLQHTYNYDVCRTTDSRKSDMNFLKPSSQSFMTLDSSGAQTFPHLHGEGLIHEEPNDQQKPPSADWRFPQNQRPGPSGGE encoded by the coding sequence ATGATTTTACATTCATTGGCAATTTTGAGATACATTCACTGGTGTGAAATATACTacacattaattattaatataaattattatttacgtTCAAGAGGAATGTGTAATTTAGCTGAATGGACTCAGAGTGCCGCTGTTGATCAGCATGTTGCAGTTTTGCAGAATATATTTCCAGCAGGACCTCCCCTCTTATCTCCACatattaaagacagaaacagcCGCGCTGCGGAACGTCGCGGACATGGAGGATTTTTAACAAAGACATCTCGAGTATCGCCTTGTACTTCAAGGATCCAGACTGAGGGAATATTTCTTCCATGGACTCCAGCACTGAgtgaagatcagcttttattacggGGATATTTGTTGGCGGCttgtttcctgctgcagtggatAATGTCGGGTAGAACAATGGCGCGGCAAGTACTGGTCCTGTTTTTCTCGCTCGTCTCCTTCAGTTCAGTGCGCGCGCAGGTCACTTATTCTGTTCCCGAGGAGATGCCGAGGGGTTCTGTAGTTGGGAACATAGCGCAGGACCTGGGATTAGAGATAAAAAGACTGAAATCGGGAAAAGCTCGAATCTACACCACAGACAGCGCTGAACACATCGAGCTGAATCGAGACAGAGGTCTCCTGCTAATCAAAGAGAAGATAGATCGCGAGGCTTTATGCGGTCAGACGACGCCCTGCGCGCTCCATTTTCAGATCATTCTGGAAAATCCTGTAGAATTTTACAGTGTAACAGTGGAGGTCACAGATATTAATGATAATCCTCCTTATTTTCGAAAGCTTGAGATGAAATTTAAAATTAGTGAGTCGGCTGTGCCCGGTGCAATATTTGCTCTGGAAACAGCAGAAGACCCGGATGTTGGGATGAACGGTCTTCAGAGCTACTCGCTACATCCTACTGACCATTTCACTCTTAAATTAAAACAACGGGCTGATGGTAGGAAACTGGTTGAAATGGTCCTTCAGAAATTTCtagacagagaaaataaagagcagATGACTTTGGTGTTAACAGCTCTGGATGGAGGTGATCCTCAGTTAACGGGAACCGCGCAAATACACGTAACTGTGCTGGATGTAAACGACAACGCGCCAGTTTTTACGCAAAAGGTTTACAAGACTTCCATCACCGAGAATACAGCAATAGGTACAGCAGTAATTAAAGTCAGTGCTAATGATGCTGACGAGGGATCTAATAGTAAAATATCATATTCTATTCAAAATACTGCAGACACGATTACCCAGTTGTTTCATATCGACAAAAATGAGGGCCAACTTCAAATAACCGGAAACATTGATTACGAAAAATCTCATAATTTCCAAATACATGTACAAGCAATTGATGAAGGTGGACTGACTGATACATGCAACATTGAAGTCGATGTCATTGATACAAATGATAATATTccagttattaatattatgttaAAGTTAAATATAATTTCTGAGGATTCTGAACCTGGTACAGTTATAACAATGATAAATGTTCAGGATCCAGATTCAGGAGAAAATGGAAAGgtttactgtacattaaatgagaatatgtattttaatttaaaatcaaCATCTAATAACTTCTTCAGTTTGGTGACAGATCTTAATTTAGACAGGGAAAGAGATTCTGAGTACAACATCAGTATTAAATGTGCTGATGAGGGAGTGCCTTCACTCTCCAGCAGCATCACTATCCCTATACAGATAACAGATGTAAATGATAAtgctcctgtttttgaaaagagCTCATATGAAGCTTCAGTGCTAGAAAACAATACTCCTGGTCTGTCcatattcagaataaatgctAGAGATGCAGATCAGAACCAGAATGCACGTGTTTCATACCTGCTGGAAGACTCTTCTGTAAATGGAGTCTCTGTCTCATCATATGTTTCTGTTATGGCTGATAGTGGAGTCGTCCAGGCTGTGCGCTCTTTTGACTACGAGCAGATAAAGGAGTTTAGGTTTTTTGTTAGAGCGCAAGATGGAGGCTCCCCACCATTAAGCAGCAACGTGACCGTTAGAATAATAATTCAGGACCAGAACGATAACGCACCTCAGATCCTgtacccagtgcagactggtgGCTCTCCAGTGGCTGAAATGGTGCCACGTTCAGCAAATGTGGGCTATCTGGTCACTAAAGTGGTGGCTGTTGACGTGGACTCTGGACAGAATGCCTGGCTCTCATATAAACTGCTGAAAGTGACAGACAGGGCGCTGTTTGAAGTGGGGGTGCAGAATGGAGAGATCAGAACAATCCGACAAGTCACTGATAAAGACACAGTCAAACAGAAACTCACTGTTGTTGTGGAGGACAATGGACAGTCCCCTCGCTCGGCTACTGTCACTGTTAACGTGGCCGTTGCAGATGGCTTCCCTGAGCTGTTTTCTGATCTCACTGACTTTACACAAGACAAACTGCACAATGAAGACTTGACTTTTTACCTCATCTTGGCCTTGgctgcagtttcatttctcttcatcatGTCCCTCATAGCCATAATATCAGTGAAGTGTTACAGATGGAGACGTGAGCGCTTGTTTTATAAATCTGGAGCGAATCTTCCTGTTATTCCGTATTATCCACCTCTTTATGCAGATGTAGGAGGCACCGCTACTCTACAGCACACTTATaattatgatgtgtgtagaaCAACCGACTCCAGAAAGAGCGACATGAACTTTTTAAAACCGTCTAGTCAAAGTTTCATGACCCTGGATTCTAGTGGAGCTCAGacttttccacatttacatGGAGAGGGACTGATACATGAAGAACCCAACGATCAG
- the LOC114768633 gene encoding protocadherin gamma-A2-like isoform X44, with amino-acid sequence MSGRTMARQVLVLFFSLVSFSSVRAQVTYSVPEEMPRGSVVGNIAQDLGLEIKRLKSGKARIYTTDSAEHIELNRDRGLLLIKEKIDREALCGQTTPCALHFQIILENPMEFYSVTVELTDINDNPPYFKIDEMRFKISESAVPGAIFVLEIAEDPDVGMNGLQSYSLHPTDHFTLKLQKQTDGSNMVEMVLQKSLDRENKEQMTLVLTALDGGDPQLTGTAQIHVTVLDVNDNAPVFTQKVYKTSITENTAIGTAVIKVSANDADEGSNSKISYSIKNTAGIISKLFDIGHNGELKILGNIDYERFHHYEIHVQATDEGGLTDRCKIEVDIADINDNSPVINIMSKLNMIPEDSKPGTVITMINVQDPDSGENGKVYCTLNENMPFTLKSTSNNFFSLVTDLNLDRERDSEYNISIKCADEGVPSLSSSITIPIQITDVNDNAPVFEKSSYEASVLENNTPGLSIFRINARDADQNQNARVSYLLEDSSVNGVSVSSYVSVMADSGVVQAVRSFDYEQIKEFRFCVRAQDGGSPPLSSNVTVRIIIQDQNDNAPQILYPVQTGGSPVAEMVPRSADVGYLVTKVVAVDVDSGQNAWLSYKLLKVADRALFEVGAQNGEIRTIRQVTDKDAVKQKLTVVVEDNGQSPRSATVTVNVAVADSFPELLSDLTDFTQDKLHNEDLTFYLIFALAAVSFLFIMSLIAIISVKCYRWRRERLFYKSGANLPVIPYYPPLYADVGGTATLQHTYNYDVCRTTDSRKSDMNFLKPSSQSFMTLDSSETQTLPHVHGERLTHEELQDQQKPPSADWRFPQNQRPGPSGGE; translated from the coding sequence ATGTCGGGTAGAACAATGGCGCGGCAAGTACTGGTCCTGTTTTTCTCGCTCGTCTCCTTCAGTTCAGTGCGCGCGCAGGTCACTTATTCTGTTCCCGAGGAGATGCCGAGGGGTTCTGTAGTTGGGAACATAGCGCAGGACCTGGGATTAGAGATAAAAAGGCTGAAATCGGGAAAAGCTCGAATCTACACCACAGACAGCGCTGAACACATCGAGCTGAATCGAGACAGAGGTCTCCTGCTAATCAAAGAGAAGATAGATCGCGAGGCTTTATGCGGTCAGACGACGCCCTGCGCGCTCCATTTTCAGATCATTCTGGAAAATCCAATGGAATTTTACAGTGTAACAGTGGAGCTGACGGATATTAATGATAATCCCCCTTATTTCAAGATAGATGAAATGAGATTTAAAATTAGTGAGTCGGCTGTGCCTGGTGCAATATTTGTACTGGAGATCGCTGAGGACCCGGATGTTGGGATGAACGGTCTTCAGAGCTACTCGCTACATCCTACTGACCATTTTACTCTTAAATTACAGAAACAAACTGATGGTAGTAACATGGTTGAAATGGTCCTTCAGAAATCGTtagacagagaaaataaagagcagATGACTTTGGTGTTAACAGCTCTGGATGGAGGTGATCCTCAGTTAACGGGAACCGCGCAAATACACGTAACTGTGCTGGATGTAAACGACAACGCGCCAGTTTTTACGCAAAAGGTTTACAAGACTTCCATCACCGAGAATACAGCAATAGGTACAGCAGTAATTAAAGTCAGTGCTAATGATGCTGACGAGGGATCAAATAGTAAAATATCATATTCTATAAAAAATACTGCAGGTATCATTTCAAAGCTGTTTGATATTGGTCATAATGGCGAACTAAAAATATTAGGAAATATTGATTATGAAAGGTTTCATCATTATGAAATACATGTACAGGCAACAGATGAAGGGGGTCTGACTGATAGATGTAAAATTGAGGTGGACATTGCAGATATCAATGACAACAGTCCAGTAATTAATATCatgtcaaaattaaatatgataccTGAAGACTCTAAACCTGGTACAGTTATAACAATGATAAATGTTCAGGATCCAGATTCAGGAGAAAATGGAAAGGTTTAttgtacattaaatgagaatatgCCTTTTACTTTAAAATCAACATCTAATAACTTCTTCAGTTTGGTGACAGATCTTAATTTAGACAGGGAAAGAGATTCTGAGTACAACATCAGTATTAAATGTGCTGATGAGGGAGTGCCGTCACTCTCCAGCAGCATCACTATCCCTATACAGATAACAGATGTAAATGATAAtgctcctgtttttgaaaagagCTCATATGAAGCTTCAGTGCTAGAAAACAATACTCCTGGTCTGTctatattcagaataaatgctAGAGATGCAGATCAGAACCAGAATGCGCGTGTTTCATACCTGCTGGAAGACTCTTCTGTAAATGGAGTCTCTGTCTCATCATATGTTTCTGTTATGGCTGATAGTGGAGTCGTCCAGGCTGTGCGCTCTTTTGACTACGAGCAGATAAAGGAGTTTAGGTTTTGTGTTAGAGCGCAAGATGGAGGCTCCCCACCATTAAGCAGCAATGTGACCGTTAGAATAATAATTCAGGACCAGAACGATAACGCGCCTCAGATCCTgtacccagtgcagactggtgGCTCTCCAGTGGCTGAAATGGTGCCACGTTCAGCAGATGTGGGCTATCTGGTCACTAAAGTGGTGGCTGTTGACGTGGACTCTGGACAGAACGCCTGGCTCTCATATAAACTGCTGAAAGTGGCAGACAGGGCGCTGTTTGAAGTGGGGGCGCAAAATGGAGAGATCAGAACAATCCGACAAGTCACTGATAAAGACGCAGTCAAACAGAAACTCACTGTTGTTGTGGAGGACAATGGACAGTCCCCTCGTTCGGCTACTGTCACTGTTAATGTGGCCGTTGCAGACAGCTTCCCTGAGCTGCTTTCTGATCTCACTGACTTCACACAAGACAAGCTGCACAATGAAGACTTGACTTTTTACCTCATCTTTGCCTTGgctgcagtttcatttctcttcatcatGTCCCTCATAGCCATAATATCAGTGAAGTGTTACAGATGGAGACGTGAGCGCTTGTTTTATAAATCTGGAGCGAATCTTCCTGTTATTCCGTATTATCCACCTCTTTATGCAGATGTAGGAGGCACCGCTACTCTACAGCACACTTATaattatgatgtgtgtagaaCAACCGACTCCAGAAAGAGCGACATGAACTTTTTAAAACCGTCTAGTCAAAGTTTCATGACCCTGGATTCTAGTGAAACTCAGACTCTTCCACATGTACATGGAGAGAGATTGACACATGAAGAACTCCAAGATCAG